The nucleotide window GGGCGGTGATCCTGACCCTCGGGTCGGCCCTGGGGTCGACCTCCACGAGCCACTGCCCGTAGGGGGCCGCGAGCCCCGCGGGCGCCTCGGTCTCGGCGAGCATCCAGGCGCCCGCCGGCAGCTCCCCGAAGTCCACGGTCCCGTCGGGGCCCGAGACGGCGCGCCTGAAGGGCGACGAGACCACCCAGCAGCCCGCGGCCTCCGAGGCGGCCGAGGCCAGCGGCCACAGGGAGTGGTCGCAGCCCGCCGGGCAGGCGTAGAGCTCGAAGGCGGCGCCGGCCAGCGGCGCGCCGTCCCTGTCGACCTTCACGAAGGAGAAGGGGGCCTGGGAGGCGCGTCCTCGAAGGAGAGCTCCACGACGGCGCCGGCGGCGGCGAAGGCGTCGCCCGCCACCGTCTGGTCGGGGGCGGCCTCGTATCCCGCCGGGACCCGGGTCTCGGAGACCGTGTAGGCGTCGGAGGCCCTGCCGTAGGGGACGTTGGCGATGGTGTAGGTGCCGTCGCCGTTGTCGGCGGACGTCAGCGAGAAGGCGCCGTGGACGCTGGAGGTTCCCGAGCACGTGAACTCGGCGCCCGCCAGGGGCTCGCCCGTCGACGCGTCGGCCTTCTTGATGGTGACGGTGCCGGTGACAGGGGTGTAGTACGCTTCTACGAACCCATCGGCGTTTAGACTGTTTATGTAGAAGGAGTTGTTTGAGGAATTGAACGTGCTGTTTATCGTCGCGCCATTGTAGGTGACATCGGAACGGTAGAACCCCTCCGATGGGACCGCGTTCAACGGAACCGCTTTCCCGTTCCCTGCATACCTCGTCAGATACCCGGTGGATGCCGCCGCTCCCACAGACCAGCTCAACCACGCTTGATCTGCGTAGTCGTGGATCTGGATGCCGCCACCTGTCGAACCGAGCACCCATCCGGAAAGGGTGCCGTTGTTGTAGGCCCTGTAATACGGCGCTGCTTTGATCGCAACGGCCTTCGTTATCAACCCGCCCCCGTGAGCGCCGGAGGCGCGGAACCTCTCTATGACATGGGAGCCCGCCAGCATGGAGAAGCAGTTTGCGGCGGCGCCGTACTGGGCGGTCGTCGCCGGGGAGTTTTGGGAGGCCCGTATCCACAGTCCGTTCGCGTCGGGCGTCGCGCTTGACCCCGCTATGTCCACGGCGACCCCCGACGTCCGGGGGATGTATGCCTTAGACTGCGCTCCGTAATCTATGACGAAGCCCTCGCAATAGGCACCCGCAAATGTGGACGTTGCGTAGGACACCGCGTCGGGGCCGTCGATCTCGTTCTGCTGCCAGATTAACTTGGATCCTACATGCTCGGTGCCGTCCTTATTCAAGACCTGCATATCGACTTTCGTTTGAATCCCTATTCCGGAATTCATCGGCCTCCCGGTGCCGTTCCAGGCGAACAGGCAGGGGGCGTGTCCGTTCCAGACAAACGTCTGCGTGGGATAGCTGCTTACCAGCGCGTCATTTATCACGAAGTCTTCGATCGTCAGCTGGATTCTCACATCTCCGTGCGACCCGTCTGAAAACTCTGCGGCATCGTAGAAGAGCAGGGTAGCCGTCGCGTTCGGCGAGGCGTTCTGGGTGATCGGCGCCGTCCAGCAAATTGCATGCACCGTGTCTCCCTGGCCTGTGATATCGGAGGTTGAAAGAACCAGGTTTGGATTTGAAGACGCGAAGGAATACGTGCTGCCGCTCGGTCCATGCGTTGCCGTGTTTATCTTGCCCGGATCGATCCTCGCATCGGTGAACGCGAAAGACGACATGTAATCGTCGTGGTTCCCTGCCACCACGACCTTGCTCCCGCCATTGTTTATCGTCGCGTCGGTCACCCTGATCTCGACCACGTCGCCGTCCGGGAACGTGCAGGAGAGCCTCTCCTCGGTGGAGAAGGGCGCGAGCGACGCCAGCCTCCAGTCGTCCCCCTCCCGCCCCACGGAAAGGAGGGCCGGGTCGCTGAACTCGCAGGAGACGACGTCGGAGGCCTCGCGGCCCACCGACAGGCGGGAGAAGACCTCGGAGAGCAGGACCGAGGACTCGCCGGCGATGGAGAACGTCCCTCCGTCGAAGCGGAAGTCCACCGTCCAGGTCACCGCGCAGGTCGGGAAGGCCTTGCGGGGAGAGACGAGGCGTTCCGCATGACAGTCCGTCGATAGCCTTTTCAGCAATACTATTATGTTTCCGTTATACTATTGGCATGACGAAGTTCGATGACATATACGAGGAGGCAGTCGATAGCCACGGGCTCATCACGTCCGCGCGCGCGGCGGAGCTCGGCGTCACCAATAACGAGCTCGTGCAATACGCGAGGCGCGGACGCCTCGAGAGGGTCGGTCACGGGCTCTACCGTCTGGCAAGGCGCGTTCCGGAGGACAATGATCCCTACGCGCTCGCGGTCGCTCTCGCCGGGCCTGGGGCGTATCTTTTCGGCGAATCCGTGATCGCTATGCTCGGCCTTGCGCCCACCAACCCGAGCCGCCTCCATGTTGCCGTTCCTGGGCGCATCCGCAGAAGGCTTCCTGACGGGCTCGTCGTGGAACGCGGGGACGGGATGGGGACGACGGCCTACGACGGCATATCCTCTCAGACAGCCGAAGCTGCCATACGGGCCTGCAGGGGCAGGATGATGCCCGAGAGGCTCGTGCAGGCGGCGGGGGCCGCTAGGCGCGAGGGCTACGTCGATGAGGTGGAGTACGGCAGGCTGATAGAAGAAGTCGAGGGGTCATGAAGAAGCCGAACAGCAGGAGGAACCTCGACGTTGCCATAGAGAGGGCGTTCGGGCGCGGTCGCTCGTTCACGAGGGCCCGAGCTACCATCGCGAACGTCATAGTCGGCCAGATGCTTCCCGACGGTGCCGTGAAGGGTGGCAGCTCCATAAAGCTCCGCCTCGGCGAGGGCGCCACACGCTACACCACCGATCTCGACGTCGCGAGGGCGTCAGATCTGGAGGACTGGATCGCACGCCTCCGGAGCTCGCTTGCCGAAGGCTGGGAGGGCTTCACCGGCCGCGTCGTGACACGCGAACCGGCGTCGCCCGAGGGGGTGCCTGCAGCCTACGTCATGCAACCGTTTGCCGTAAAGCTCGACTACAACGGCAAGCCCTGGGTAACCGTCGACCTTGAAGTCGGCCACAACGAGATAGGGGATGCCGACGAACCTGACCTCTGCCTTCCCCGCTTCGTCGTGGAGATGTTCGAGTCCATCGGGCTGCCCAGCCCCGGTCCCGTTCCCCTCATGCCTGTTTCCCACCAGATAGCCCAGAAACTCCACGGGCTGAGCGAGCCCGGCAGCAGACGCGCGCACGACCTCATCGATCTGCAACTGCTCGTGGCAGGGTGCGACGTCGATTACGCGAAGACCCGCTCTGTCTGTGAGCGCCTCTTCGCCTATCGCCAGATGCAATCCTGGCCACCGAAGATCGATGGAAGTGCCGATTGGAACGACCTGTACCGTGAGCAGTCAGGCGAGCTCGACGTCGTCGATGATGTCGAGCTCGCAGTGACATACATGACCATATAGGCGGGAAGGTGAGCCACTTTGCCCGAGACGTGCACATTCGCCTCGCAGAGCACGACGGCCTGATCGATGCGGTAGTTCTCTACCTTCATCACATTATCCAGGGCGCTGTGTCTCTTGTAGGTCTTGCCGCTTTTCACTTCGATAGGCAGCACATGGCAGCCTTTACGCTCCGTCACGAAGTCGAGCTCCCCGACCCCTTTCTTCCTGAAGAAGCGAAGTCGGTGTCCATGGGCCTTGAGCTCCTGCGCGATGGCGTTCTCATAAATCGATCCATAGTTGACGCCCAGGTTGTCGCTGACGATGCCCTTTGGTACCTCCATGCCGCACATGGCGCTGAGCAGGCCCACGTCGTTGGCGAACAATTTGAAGAAGGCACGGTTTTCCGCCATCTTGAGGGGATGGCGGGGTTTTGTCACGTTGACGACTGCGTTGGCCACGCCGGCATCCACGATCCACATGAAGTCTTCTTGGTAGCGCTCGTAGGTGCCCTTGGGAGCCAGGGCTGAGAAGTTGAACCTCTTCGACTGGGAGTCCAGCTGGGAGGGAATCTGATCGAAGATCTCGCGGATCACCAGCCTGCGTGAGCGGGCGTACTTGGATATATCGGCGCGGTAGAGCCTGACGATGTCGTCCTGGACCTTCTTCACTTCGGCGATGCTGTCGGTCTCCAGGAAGCGCGTCACTGCCGCCGGCATGCCACCCACCATGAGGTAGAGATGGAAGAGGGATAGCATTCGTTGATGAACGGGTTCTATGACGGGCCGGGACTCCGCGAAGCAGTCCCGCGCATGGCATAGGGCCTCCTTCCTATATTGTGAGGGGCGGGTGGCCCGGAAGCCGGGGCATGGACTTGGGCGAGGCCATGCAGATTCCGGTGGATTATCTGAGGAACGTGCCGGACGATATGGAAAGAAGCGATGGCAAGAAGAGGGATGCGAGGAAGGTCCAGTCGCTTTTGCGGGCGTTGGGGCGCGCGGAGAGCAACATGACTTCGATGAGGTCGTTGCAGAGGGACATGGAGGAATACGCCGAAGACCGCGACGCTGCATATGAGGCTTCCGTCAACATGATCGCCGACTACCTCGATTGCTTCACAAGGTCGGGTTCAACCAGGTTGAGGCCGCCGCGGCGGAGCTGCTGGCCCTCAGGAAAAAATTCAATGCGGAGACGGGGTCGAGCCCCTCGTTCCTATGCGTCATCTGCGGAATGTCAAATGCGGCATTCAGGAGGCCCGACGGGGTCATCGTGGTGCCGATTACATCGCTTGGCACATAGTTCCGGATGTCCGACATGTCGAACAATATGAAGCCAAGACGCCGAAGAGCGACCGTTCTCCCAGGTGATCGACTGTCGTGACGTCGCGGTGAGGTCGGATGTAGTCGCGCCGTGCGGCCCGCCCCGCCTGTCAGCGCAGCTCGACGGCTCGGACCGGATCGTCCGAGAACGCGACGCGCGCGAGCTTGCGGAACGTGCGGGGAGGCGTTCCGACGCGCTTCGAGAACAGCGCCGAGAAGCTCGTCGCGCGCGCGAAGCCGCACATGCGCGCGATCTGGCCGACGCTCAGTTCGCTCGAGGCGAGCAGCCGCTTCGCCCGCTCGACGCGCTCTGTCGCGATGAACTCGGTGGTGGTGGTCCCGGTCAGCTGCCGGAAGAGCCGTTTGAACTTGGTCGTGCCCATCTGCGCCATGTCGGCGAGCTCCCCGAGACGGGGCGGGGCGTCGATGTTGGCCCGGATGTGGTCGGCCACGAGCACGATCGCCCGGCGGTCCCCGTCGTCGACCGCCTCGGAAAAACGGTCCTCCATGGCCAGCATACGCCCCATCACCTCGTTCGCGATACCCGCGAAAAGCAGTTCGGCCGCCCTGCCGTGCGCCTCGGTGCCGCCGATCGCCTCGAGCAGGCGCGGAATCTGCGGGTCCCACATGCCCTCGCCGCGCATTGCGCCAAGGCATGCGGAAAGGTGGGCCAACGACTCGGAGCACCCGCTGCCGAACGCCTTCTCGAAATACCCGTCGTAGTACTCGATCTCGGTGTAGGCGACGTGCGTGCCCGTCGGCATCACGACGCGACCGGTGCGAGGCCTGGTCTCCAGGAACGCCATGACCTGCGCTGGCGGGAAGATGCCGGCGCTCTCGTGGCGAATCGCGAAGTAGTTGGTGAAATCGAATGCGAATGGAACTCGTTTGAGCAGCCTGAAGTCGCAGCTTGCCACGACGAGGTCTCGATCGAGCGACCACGCGTGGTACCAGCCCTCAGAAGCCTCCCCGTCGCCCGCGAAGAACACGCCGCAGCCTCGTGGGTTCTCGTGCGAGGGGACGAGCCCGACATTCGCCAGAGGGGCGGTAAAGAGCGAGCCAGCCCAGGATCCGCCGGGGACGTCGGGGTCGGACATTTGCGATCGGACGCGATGCATGCCCGTAGAGTCCTTTTCCTCCGAGAGCCTCGTCAGCGACAGTTAGCGATAGCTAACATCCTCATGATACACCCAATGGGCCACGCGGAGAGCGAAAGGGCGACAAGTGGCTTTGACCGACGACAACGGACTCTGCAGCCGTCTCGACGTGCGCACCAAGCTTGCGGTGCTCCTTGCGCTCATCGTCACCGGCGCGTTCGTCAAAGACTTCGCGTGGGGCAGCATGGTCTTCGCCTTCGCGTGCATGCTGACCTTCGCGATTGGGCGGAGGAAGATGGCGCTGTCGTTCGCGGCAAGCTATGTGCTCATCATGCTCGTCTTCTGGGTCACCTTGTCCTTGCCGCGGAGCGTGTCGGGGGCCATGGGCTCGGCCGTCCTGCTGGCGCGCACGTGCATGCCGGTATTCCTGTTCGCCGCAGCGTTCGTGTCGTCGACCAAGATCGGAGACCTCACGGCGGCGCTGTATGGTCTGCGCCTGCCGCGCGCTTTGGTGGTGCCGCTCGCGGTGTGCGTCCGTTTCTTCCCGACGCTCGGCCAGGAGGCCGGCGCCGTGCTCACCTCGATGCACCTGCGCGGGCTGGGCCTTTCGCCGCGCAACGTCGTCGCGCACCCGGTTCTCACGTTCGAATCGCTGCTGGTGCCCCTCATGCTGCGCTGCGCGAAGATAGCCGACGAGCTCGCGGCGTCGGCGGTGGCGCGCGGCATCGACCGGCCGGGCCTCCGCACGTCGTACAGCCCCATCCGCATCACGGCGGCCGACGTCGCCGTGCTGGCGAGCACCGTCGCCTGGTGCGCCGGCGTCGCCGCCGCCAAAGCGTATTTCGAAGGCGGCCTGGTCGTATGAGCGTGCCGGTCATCGAGTTCGAGGGCGTGTCGTTCACGTATGCAGGCGCCGACGAGGCCTCGGTGAAGAAGGTCTCGCTTGCGGTCGAGGCAGGGGAGTGCGTGGTCCTGTGCGGGCGCTCGGGCTGCGGCAAGACCACCCTGACCCGCCTTGCCAACGGGCTGGCCGGCGGCTTTTGGGAGGGAAGGCGTACAGGCGCGGTGCGCGTCGAAGGGCGAAACGTCGACGAATTCGAAGAATGGCAGCTCGCCGAGCATATAGGCAGCGTGTTTCAGAACCCCCGCACGCAGTTCTTCAACCTCGACACGACGGGCGAGATCGCCTTCGCCCTCGAGAACCTGGGCGTCCCGCGCGACGAGATGCATGCGCGCGTGGCACGCGTGGCAGACGAGCTGGGTGCGACCGACCTGCTCGATCGCTCGATCTTCAAGCTCTCGGGCGGCCAGATGCAGTCGATCGCCTTCGCAAGCGTTTCGGTCTGCGAGCCAAGGGCCTACGTGCTCGACGAGCCGTCGAGCAACCTGGATCCCGTCGGCATGGAGCGGCTCGCTGCACTCATCGCCAAGGCGAAGGCCGCGGGTTCCGCGGTGCTTGTCGCCGAGCATCGCCTGGCCTACCTCTCAGATGCCGCCGACACGTACGTCCTCATCGAAGAGGGTCGGGTCGCGCACGCATGGACCCCGAGCGAGTTCGAAGCGCTCTCTGCCCTGGAACGCACCCGTATGGGCCTGCGCTCGCCGGCACCGCCGCGCACGGCCGATCTCGTCGCACGGCTTCGCATCGGTGCGACGTCGGCGTTTCCGGCACTTGAGGCGCGCGGCGTCGTCGCGGAGTACGACCGCGACGACGAGGTGCTGCGCAACGTGACCGCGGGCTTCGAGGCCGGGCACGTCACCGGCGTCGTAGCGCCGAACGGGACGGGCAAGTCCACGCTGTTCAAATGCCTGGCCGGCGTGCACCCCGAGGTGCTGGGGCACGTGCGCATCGACGGGGCCGTTACGATTCCCAGGAAGCGCGCGGACAATGTCTTCCTAGTAATGCAGGACCCCGACTATCAGCTGTTCAGACCGACGGTTCGCGACGAGCTCACGACGCTTCCCCGCGTCGAGGGCGGCATCGACCCTGCACGCGCCGACGCGATGCTCGAGCGATTCGGGCTGGCTTCGGTTGCGGATCGCCATCCCGCCTCGCTTTCGGGCGGTCAGAAGCAGCGCGTCGCATGCGCCTTGGCTGCGCTCTCGGACGCCCGCGCGCTGCTGTTCGACGAGCCGACGAGCGGCCTTGACCTGGACAACATGCGCCGACTTGCGCGAACCATGCGCGAGCTGGCGGACGAAGGCCGAGCGGTCGTGGTGGCAACCCATGATCCCGAACTGCTCTCGGAGGCATGCGATCGGATTATCACGCTTGGATGACCTGCGCAGACGCGCTTCATCAAGAGAGACCTGAACCTGCAAGCAGAAAGGACATCGCACATGGAAGCAAACGTTGAAGAGAGGAAGCTCACCTCGAGGGATCTCATCGCGCTCGGCGTCTTCTCGCTGCTCTTCATGATCGTGAGCATGCTCGTCGTCGGCCTCACCTCGATAAGCGTCATCGCCTACTGCGGCTGCTGTGCCATCGCGGCCATCCCCGCGGGCATCGTCTGGACCTACATGCACGTGCGCATCCCACGCGCGGGCACGTCGCTCGTCATGGCCGCCGTCTTCGCCATCGTCGTGTTCGCCGTCGGCAGCGGCTGGCCGGTCGCCCTGGGCCTCCTGATCGGCGGCGGCGTCTCCGAGTTGGTGCGTAAAGCGGTCGGTCGCAGGCGCTTTTCGGGGATCGCCGTCGGCTACGCGCTGTTCGAGACCTGCTGGGCCGCCGGCATCTTCGTCCCCATGTTCGCGGATCAGGACTACTATCGCGCACTCATGGGATCGAACAACATCGATCCGTCCTACATGGAGTCGATGCTCTCGTTCGTGACGCCCCAGACGTTCGCCGCCATCGCCGCCGTCACCATCGTCGGGGCGCTCATCGGCGCCTTCCTAGGGCGCGCCGTCTTCAAGAAGCACTTCGAGCGCGCCGGCATCGCATAAGGAGCAGGAAGGGAGTGGACCGCATGAAAGAGCAGGATGCCATGCAGGTCGAGCCTGCGGCCGGGGTCGCAGGCAAGATCTCGGCCGGATCCGCGGACGGCAAGGGCAGACAGCCCAAACGGCCCGGGGTGTTCACGCGCTGCATGGCGTTCGCCGGGCCGCGCAAGCCCCTCATCGTGCTGTCGATGCTGCTGGCCGCGCTGTCCTTGGCGGCGTCGTTCGTGCCCTACGTCGCCATCTATGCGACGATATCGGCGATCGTGTCTGTCTATCCGGACCTGTCTGCGCTCGACGCGCGCCAGCTCTCGGGCTACGGCATGCTGGCGCTGGCGGGAGTCGTCGCCGATGTGGGGTGCTACCTGTGCGCACTGCTGTGCTCGCATGCGGCTGCGTTCGACACGCAGTACCGCATCAAGATCGGCATCGTCGACCATCTGGGCAAGGTGCCGCTGGGGCACGTCGCCCGGCTGGGAACGGGACGCATCTCCAAGATCATGGACGAGGCGGTCGACGGCATAGAGCAGTTCATCGGGCACTCGATCCCCGATTTGGCCGCCACCGCCGTCGCGCCCGTCGTGCTCATCGTGCTGCTCTTCGTGTTCGACTGGCGCTTCGGCGTGGCGACCATCGTCGCGGTCGCCGTTGCCTGCATCGTGCAGTTCTCGTGCTACGCCGACAAGCGCCTCATGAGCCAGATGGGGCGCTACCAGCAGGTCAAGGAGGAAATGGGCAACGCCGCCGTCGAATACGTGCGCGGCATGCGCGTCGTCAAGGCGTTCGGGCAGACCGCACGCTCGTTCAGGAAGCTCGCCGAGGCCGTCAAGGACTACACGGGGCTGGCGCTGGACGTCACGTTCTTCTTCCAGAACTCCATGCCGGGCTTCACCGCGCTGCTCAACAGCGCCTACCTGTTCGTCCTGCCAGTGGGCATCCTGCTCGCCCCCGGAGCGGACGACTGGCCGGCCTTCGTCCTCTCGCTCGTCTTCTACCTGCTGTTCGTGCATTCGATATCGAGCGTGTTCCAGAAGATCCTCTATGTGAGCGAGGACTCCATGATCGCCGGCGCGAGCATCGGCCGCATCGATTCGGTGCTGAAGCTCGACGGGCTTTCCTCCGCCGGCGAAGCGCAGACCCCGCGCGATGCCTCGGTGGAGTTCGAGAACGTGAGCTTCGCGTACGAGGAAGGCGGCCCGCAAGCGCTCGAGAACGTGAGCTTCACCGTGCCCGCCGGAAGCGTGTGCGCGGTCGTCGGGCCGTCCGGTTCGGGCAAATCGACGCTCGCGAACCTCCTCGCGCGTTTCTGGGACGTCGATCGCGGCTGCATCCGCATAGGCGGCGCCGACGTGCGCTCGATGGGATCCGACGAGCTCATGGAACAGCTGAGCCTGGTGTTCCAGGACTTCCACCTGTTTCGCGAAAGCATCGCGGACAACATACGCCGCGGCCGCGCCGGCGCCACGGACGCCGACGTGATCGCGGCGGCGAAGGCGGCCCAGGCGCACGACTTCATCGAGCGGTTGCCCTCCGGATACGACACCGTCGTGGGCGCCGCGGGCATCCATCTGTCCGGCGGCGAGGGCCAGCGCATCGCCCTGGCACGGGCGATCCTCTCGGATGCCCCTGTCGTGGTGCTCGACGAGGCCACCGCGTTCGCCGACCCCGAGAACGAGTGGCTCATCCAGAAGGCGTTCGAGGGGCTCATGGACGGCAAGACGGTGCTGATGATCGCGCATCGGCTGTCGACGGTGGTCGGCGCCGACAAGATCGTCGTCATGGACGACGGCAAGGTGGCGGAAGAGGGCACGCACGCCGAGCTGCTCGCTTCGGGCGGCACCTACGCACGGATGTGGGAACGCTACGAGCAGTCGCTCGCTTGGGGCATCGGCTCCGACGGCGGCGCGCGAATCGCTGCGGCGCCGCCTGCCGCAGCCCTTCCGCCCGAGGCGGTGGCTGCGAAGTCCGCTGCCGCTGCTACTACGACCGCATCCGCAGCCGCCGCAAGCGCCGATAGAGACGAGGATGCCCCGGGCAAGAAGCAGCCGTGGCTCAAGCGGCTTCTGAGCCTTTCGGACGAAGGATACAGGAGCCTGGCGCGCTCGTCGGTCGCCTGCACCCTTACCGACCTGTCGCTCATGATCCCGTTCATGTGCACGGTCGCCGCGTTCTCCATCCTCGTCGGAACGCTCGCGGGCGAGCCGTTCGAGGCCGGGAAGCTGTGGGCGGTGTTCGTCTGCGGCATCGCGGGCCTCGTCGTCACCTTCATCGCCGCGAAGAACGACTACAGGAAGACGTACGTCGCCGCCTACACCGAATCGGAATCGATGCGCCTGTCCCTTGCCGAGCATCTGCGCCGGCTGCCCATGAGCTTCTTCAACCGGCGTGGGATCGCCGATGTCGCCGACCGCATCATGAGCGATGTGACCGCGCAGGAAACGATGCTTTCGAGCACGGTGCCGCAGCTCGTGGCCGGATGCGTCTCGACGGTCGCGATCTGCGTGCTGCTCGCGTTCTTCAACTGGATGCTTGCGTTCTGCGTGCTCGTGACGCTGCCGATCGCCGCGCTGATCGTCCTTGCCAGCCATCGGCGCGAGAAGCGCCTGTTCGAGCGCCAGCAGGATGCGCGCATCGAATCGCTCGCCTGCATCCAGGATTATCTCGAGGGTCTCAAAGACATCCGCGCCTGCCATATGGTCGGCGAGAAATCGCACGAGATGAACGAGGCGCTCCTGTCGCTCAAGCGCATGACCATGAAAGTCGAGCTGGCGGTCGACCTATCGGTATCGCTCGCCAACGCGATCCTGCGCTCGGGCGTAGGGCTTACGGTGTTCGTCGGCACCGCCTTGCTTGCGGGCGGCAGCGTCGACTTCATGACGCTGCTCATGTTCCTCCTCATCGCCTCGCGCGTGTACGGGCCGATCCTCATGCTGGTCTCCAAGCTGCCCAGCGTGCTGA belongs to Olsenella uli DSM 7084 and includes:
- a CDS encoding prealbumin-like fold domain-containing protein — protein: MKVDRDGAPLAGAAFELYACPAGCDHSLWPLASAASEAAGCWVVSSPFRRAVSGPDGTVDFGELPAGAWMLAETEAPAGLAAPYGQWLVEVDPRADPRVRITAHASPAGDMPPAFRPGPGAGALALPNYPNVSMPRAGGRGALAATAAGVCLIGAAAALALSRRRA
- a CDS encoding MSCRAMM family protein; its protein translation is MDFRFDGGTFSIAGESSVLLSEVFSRLSVGREASDVVSCEFSDPALLSVGREGDDWRLASLAPFSTEERLSCTFPDGDVVEIRVTDATINNGGSKVVVAGNHDDYMSSFAFTDARIDPGKINTATHGPSGSTYSFASSNPNLVLSTSDITGQGDTVHAICWTAPITQNASPNATATLLFYDAAEFSDGSHGDVRIQLTIEDFVINDALVSSYPTQTFVWNGHAPCLFAWNGTGRPMNSGIGIQTKVDMQVLNKDGTEHVGSKLIWQQNEIDGPDAVSYATSTFAGAYCEGFVIDYGAQSKAYIPRTSGVAVDIAGSSATPDANGLWIRASQNSPATTAQYGAAANCFSMLAGSHVIERFRASGAHGGGLITKAVAIKAAPYYRAYNNGTLSGWVLGSTGGGIQIHDYADQAWLSWSVGAAASTGYLTRYAGNGKAVPLNAVPSEGFYRSDVTYNGATINSTFNSSNNSFYINSLNADGFVEAYYTPVTGTVTIKKADASTGEPLAGAEFTCSGTSSVHGAFSLTSADNGDGTYTIANVPYGRASDAYTVSETRVPAGYEAAPDQTVAGDAFAAAGAVVELSFEDAPPRPPSPS
- a CDS encoding type IV toxin-antitoxin system AbiEi family antitoxin domain-containing protein encodes the protein MTKFDDIYEEAVDSHGLITSARAAELGVTNNELVQYARRGRLERVGHGLYRLARRVPEDNDPYALAVALAGPGAYLFGESVIAMLGLAPTNPSRLHVAVPGRIRRRLPDGLVVERGDGMGTTAYDGISSQTAEAAIRACRGRMMPERLVQAAGAARREGYVDEVEYGRLIEEVEGS
- a CDS encoding nucleotidyl transferase AbiEii/AbiGii toxin family protein; the protein is MKKPNSRRNLDVAIERAFGRGRSFTRARATIANVIVGQMLPDGAVKGGSSIKLRLGEGATRYTTDLDVARASDLEDWIARLRSSLAEGWEGFTGRVVTREPASPEGVPAAYVMQPFAVKLDYNGKPWVTVDLEVGHNEIGDADEPDLCLPRFVVEMFESIGLPSPGPVPLMPVSHQIAQKLHGLSEPGSRRAHDLIDLQLLVAGCDVDYAKTRSVCERLFAYRQMQSWPPKIDGSADWNDLYREQSGELDVVDDVELAVTYMTI
- a CDS encoding helix-turn-helix domain-containing protein; the encoded protein is MSDPDVPGGSWAGSLFTAPLANVGLVPSHENPRGCGVFFAGDGEASEGWYHAWSLDRDLVVASCDFRLLKRVPFAFDFTNYFAIRHESAGIFPPAQVMAFLETRPRTGRVVMPTGTHVAYTEIEYYDGYFEKAFGSGCSESLAHLSACLGAMRGEGMWDPQIPRLLEAIGGTEAHGRAAELLFAGIANEVMGRMLAMEDRFSEAVDDGDRRAIVLVADHIRANIDAPPRLGELADMAQMGTTKFKRLFRQLTGTTTTEFIATERVERAKRLLASSELSVGQIARMCGFARATSFSALFSKRVGTPPRTFRKLARVAFSDDPVRAVELR
- a CDS encoding energy-coupling factor transporter transmembrane component T family protein, with protein sequence MALTDDNGLCSRLDVRTKLAVLLALIVTGAFVKDFAWGSMVFAFACMLTFAIGRRKMALSFAASYVLIMLVFWVTLSLPRSVSGAMGSAVLLARTCMPVFLFAAAFVSSTKIGDLTAALYGLRLPRALVVPLAVCVRFFPTLGQEAGAVLTSMHLRGLGLSPRNVVAHPVLTFESLLVPLMLRCAKIADELAASAVARGIDRPGLRTSYSPIRITAADVAVLASTVAWCAGVAAAKAYFEGGLVV
- a CDS encoding ABC transporter ATP-binding protein; its protein translation is MSVPVIEFEGVSFTYAGADEASVKKVSLAVEAGECVVLCGRSGCGKTTLTRLANGLAGGFWEGRRTGAVRVEGRNVDEFEEWQLAEHIGSVFQNPRTQFFNLDTTGEIAFALENLGVPRDEMHARVARVADELGATDLLDRSIFKLSGGQMQSIAFASVSVCEPRAYVLDEPSSNLDPVGMERLAALIAKAKAAGSAVLVAEHRLAYLSDAADTYVLIEEGRVAHAWTPSEFEALSALERTRMGLRSPAPPRTADLVARLRIGATSAFPALEARGVVAEYDRDDEVLRNVTAGFEAGHVTGVVAPNGTGKSTLFKCLAGVHPEVLGHVRIDGAVTIPRKRADNVFLVMQDPDYQLFRPTVRDELTTLPRVEGGIDPARADAMLERFGLASVADRHPASLSGGQKQRVACALAALSDARALLFDEPTSGLDLDNMRRLARTMRELADEGRAVVVATHDPELLSEACDRIITLG
- a CDS encoding MptD family putative ECF transporter S component, translating into MEANVEERKLTSRDLIALGVFSLLFMIVSMLVVGLTSISVIAYCGCCAIAAIPAGIVWTYMHVRIPRAGTSLVMAAVFAIVVFAVGSGWPVALGLLIGGGVSELVRKAVGRRRFSGIAVGYALFETCWAAGIFVPMFADQDYYRALMGSNNIDPSYMESMLSFVTPQTFAAIAAVTIVGALIGAFLGRAVFKKHFERAGIA